Proteins encoded in a region of the Rutidosis leptorrhynchoides isolate AG116_Rl617_1_P2 chromosome 9, CSIRO_AGI_Rlap_v1, whole genome shotgun sequence genome:
- the LOC139868169 gene encoding uncharacterized protein — MYTNGSFQHIGAEAEGYEGAYGGFGFGPRNEEGCSILDFAIAHEMVVANSFFKKRDAQLATFHSGGRITQIDFLLLRKGELRTCRDCKNLHGANAETFRETVADRLRVEGDYVAPTDVDQIWNSMASTIRDVAKETLGVAIGTSRAHKSSRESWKLNSKEGANDIYRIAKARERRSRDLVNVKFIKDEAGQSIVKEDLIRNRWEEYFASLFGRERPEWNGELHEVREYQNNCFCTKLDRLYERWGETKQ, encoded by the exons ATGTATACGAACGGGTCATTTCAACACATAGGAGCGGAGGCAGAAGGTTACGAGGGAGCCTATGGGGGCTTTGGGTTTGGCCCTAGAAATGAAGAAGGGTGCTCAATCCTTGACTTTGCCATTGCCCACGAGATGGTCGTAGCAAACTCTTTCTTCAAGAAGAGGGATGCTCAGTTAGCTACTTTTCATAGCGGGGGTCGTATCACCCAGATTGACTTTTTGCTCCTCCGTAAAGGGGAACTTAGGACATGTAGGGACTGTAAG AACCTGCATGGAGCCAATGCAGAGACTTTTAGAGAGACTGTTGCTGATAGATTGAGGGTAGAAGGGGATTACGTAGCCCCTACTGATGTAGACCAGATTTGGAACAGCATGGCGTCCACTATCAGAGATGTGGCAAAAGAGACCTTAGGGGTGGCAATAGGGACATCAAGAGCCCATAAGAGTAGTAGAGAATCGTG gaAACTAAACTCTAAAGAGGGAGCTAATGACATATATAGGATAGCTAAAGCTAGGGAGCGAAGAAGTAGGGACTTGGTTAACGTCAAATTTATCAAGGATGAAGCGGGTCAAAGTATAGTGAAAGAAGACCTTATTAGGAATAGATGGGAGGAGTATTTTGCATCCCTCTTTGGTAGGGAAAGACCCGAGTGGAACGGGGAACTCCACGAGGTTCGTGAGTATCAAAACAACTGTTTCTGCACGAAGTTAGATCGTCtctacgaaagatggggagaaacaaagcagtag